One part of the Truepera radiovictrix DSM 17093 genome encodes these proteins:
- a CDS encoding DedA family protein, whose protein sequence is MSLFLDNLLGFIVGVIDLLGYPGLIVLGALVPPEAVLPFAGFLVASGELTFLWALLAATLGATIKHGAFFLVARSLGTERIREVVERYGKFFLLSTSGLERVLALFERVGGRLVFFGCFVPNVRTLVAVPAGCARMRLWRFLSVHTLGTLLWNGGLLLAGTLVGRNWEVVRDALSTYKQVIYVGLGLLILGALLKRFWPRLRAKGAS, encoded by the coding sequence ATGTCGCTCTTTCTAGACAACCTGCTAGGGTTTATCGTCGGGGTCATCGACCTGCTGGGTTACCCCGGCCTCATCGTGCTGGGGGCGCTCGTGCCACCCGAAGCGGTGCTGCCGTTTGCCGGTTTTCTCGTCGCCTCAGGCGAGCTGACCTTCCTCTGGGCGCTGCTCGCGGCGACGCTCGGCGCCACCATCAAGCACGGCGCCTTTTTTCTCGTGGCGCGCTCCCTCGGCACCGAACGCATCCGCGAGGTCGTCGAGCGTTACGGGAAGTTTTTTCTGCTCTCGACGAGCGGGCTCGAGCGCGTGCTCGCCCTTTTTGAGCGGGTGGGGGGGCGCCTCGTCTTTTTCGGGTGCTTCGTCCCCAACGTGCGCACGCTCGTCGCCGTCCCCGCGGGGTGCGCGCGGATGCGCCTGTGGCGCTTTTTGTCGGTGCACACCCTCGGCACCCTGCTCTGGAACGGCGGGCTGCTGCTGGCCGGCACCCTCGTCGGCCGCAACTGGGAGGTCGTGCGCGACGCCCTTTCGACCTACAAGCAGGTGATCTACGTCGGCCTCGGCCTCCTCATCCTCGGCGCCCTGCTCAAGCGCTTCTGGCCGCGCTTGCGGGCCAAAGGGGCGTCTTAA
- a CDS encoding DedA family protein — protein MALAVDLTNLDLWAVVTQLLRSLDLLGVALLATALAPELLLPLVGFLVFRGEFGFWGALLAATAGAMLGQWAIYLAARAVGEARLLALSRRYGRLLSERDVRRVLALSERFGAPLVLFGRAIPTLRSLVSVPAGLRRMPLGRFSVFTALGTGSWNALLLYAGTLLGRNWRQVTQVLQSYSAAVWVLLALAVAGLVVRRLGLERV, from the coding sequence GTGGCGCTCGCCGTGGACCTCACCAACCTCGACCTCTGGGCGGTGGTGACCCAGCTGCTCCGCAGCCTCGACCTTTTGGGCGTCGCGCTGCTCGCGACCGCGCTCGCGCCCGAGCTCCTGCTCCCCTTGGTCGGCTTTTTGGTCTTCCGGGGCGAGTTCGGGTTTTGGGGCGCGCTGCTCGCCGCCACGGCGGGGGCGATGCTCGGTCAGTGGGCCATCTACCTAGCCGCCCGGGCCGTCGGTGAGGCGCGCCTGCTCGCCTTAAGCCGCCGCTACGGGCGCTTGCTGAGCGAGCGGGACGTGCGGCGGGTGTTGGCGCTCTCCGAGCGCTTCGGAGCGCCTCTGGTGCTCTTCGGACGCGCCATTCCCACCCTGCGGAGCCTCGTGTCGGTACCCGCTGGGCTGCGCAGGATGCCGCTCGGGCGCTTTTCCGTGTTCACGGCGCTCGGTACGGGTTCGTGGAACGCGCTGCTGCTCTACGCGGGGACGCTTTTGGGCCGCAACTGGCGACAGGTCACCCAGGTGCTGCAGAGCTACAGCGCAGCCGTCTGGGTGCTCCTCGCGCTCGCCGTAGCGGGGCTCGTCGTGCGGCGGCTTGGGCTGGAGCGCGTATAA